A genome region from Tolypothrix sp. PCC 7712 includes the following:
- a CDS encoding deaminase domain-containing protein, protein MDTDAEYKVLSAIADALEMHYDLQVEGELYLYTERQPCESCNNVLRQFEEKFPNIKITVFWDYPYSP, encoded by the coding sequence ATGGATACTGATGCTGAATACAAAGTCTTATCCGCAATTGCAGATGCTCTTGAGATGCACTACGATCTTCAAGTAGAGGGTGAATTATATCTTTATACGGAACGACAACCTTGTGAAAGTTGTAACAATGTTCTCAGGCAGTTTGAGGAAAAATTTCCCAATATCAAGATAACAGTATTTTGGGACTATCCATATTCTCCCTGA
- a CDS encoding DUF4383 domain-containing protein, whose product MENTNAAKMAERYCALGIGIIYLLLGLAGFIPALVSIPGTHMSYIPLNESTNAYSAGFGYIFGLFPTNFLHNIVRCAVGLWGIASFISASSSRIFNRGFAIAYIVLAIMGLLPFAKTSFGFMPLFGNNIWVNALAAIAAIYYGIIIPAKVEGVSVAQRS is encoded by the coding sequence ATGGAAAATACCAACGCGGCAAAAATGGCAGAGCGTTACTGTGCTTTGGGTATTGGAATTATCTATTTACTGTTAGGTTTAGCTGGATTTATCCCAGCTTTAGTTTCAATACCAGGAACTCACATGTCTTATATCCCACTTAATGAATCTACTAATGCGTATTCTGCGGGATTTGGCTATATATTTGGACTATTTCCTACTAATTTCTTGCATAACATAGTGCGATGTGCCGTAGGTTTATGGGGGATTGCTTCTTTTATCAGTGCTAGCAGTTCCCGGATTTTCAATCGTGGTTTTGCAATAGCTTATATTGTCTTGGCAATCATGGGATTGTTGCCATTTGCTAAAACCTCATTTGGGTTCATGCCACTTTTTGGTAATAATATTTGGGTCAATGCTCTAGCTGCGATCGCAGCCATTTACTATGGCATAATCATACCTGCGAAAGTTGAAGGCGTGAGTGTAGCACAAAGGTCTTAA
- a CDS encoding LuxR C-terminal-related transcriptional regulator, whose product MANLQSLFHAMATANDERQLRLAFMDNVGEHFGVQRWGIYLTDEQSRLASVDVSGVPESLVERYEQVGRAVDPVMRYVVERHAPAHEELVLPPGGWKQCDLYQNCCAYYDHEHIMTGPIVGAGQLIGTVHFARVGHTPAFSSDHLADLSALCLHLSACLAMIKRSPQQFNSPLAHRLTPRERQIVELVAQGLTNAEIGAKLWITENSVKQALKRIFRKLEVVNRAEMVARSQNVLTA is encoded by the coding sequence ATGGCTAATTTGCAAAGTTTATTTCATGCTATGGCTACCGCCAATGATGAACGTCAATTGCGGCTAGCTTTCATGGATAACGTTGGAGAGCATTTTGGCGTGCAGCGTTGGGGTATTTACCTTACCGATGAGCAATCTCGGCTAGCGAGTGTTGATGTTTCTGGTGTTCCTGAATCCTTAGTAGAGCGCTATGAGCAAGTAGGTAGAGCTGTAGATCCAGTTATGCGCTACGTTGTTGAGCGTCACGCACCAGCCCATGAAGAATTAGTCTTACCCCCAGGTGGTTGGAAGCAATGCGATTTGTACCAGAATTGTTGCGCCTACTACGACCACGAACACATCATGACAGGCCCTATTGTCGGTGCTGGTCAATTAATTGGCACAGTTCACTTTGCCCGTGTTGGTCATACACCTGCTTTTAGCAGCGATCATCTGGCTGATTTAAGTGCCTTATGTCTTCATCTATCAGCTTGTTTGGCAATGATAAAGCGATCGCCACAACAATTCAACTCACCGCTAGCGCATCGCCTCACCCCCCGCGAACGGCAAATAGTTGAATTAGTAGCACAGGGCTTAACTAACGCTGAAATTGGTGCAAAACTTTGGATTACAGAAAATTCCGTTAAGCAAGCTCTCAAAAGGATATTTCGCAAATTAGAAGTTGTTAACCGTGCCGAAATGGTAGCGCGCTCTCAAAATGTTTTGACTGCATAG
- a CDS encoding R3H domain-containing nucleic acid-binding protein, with the protein MTITDDLQKLLDILPQDLRQVLDNHPKRDFLVEVVLDLGRRPEARFPNQAEYLSEKPVTQEQIDDCIQRVGTFGGDNRAGIEQTLHRISAIRNRTGKIIGLTCRVGRAVFGTIGMIRDLVETGKSILMLGRPGVGKTTALREIARVLADELNKRVVIIDTSNEIAGDGDVAHPAIGRARRMQVAHPELQHQVMIEAVENHMPEVIVIDEIGTELEALAARTIAERGVQLVGTAHGNQIENLIKNPTLSDLVGGIQAVTLGDDEARRRGSQKTVLERKAPPTFEIAVEMLERQRWVVHESVADTVDTLLRGRQPSPQTRTVDDNGKVAITRQLSVVNGRGGQQATAEDSFASSRTSNGWRSSGQMVALPPISVERERVTGRSEFDRLLDESFNYSEAVDLSSRQPGPNGEDLPLHVYPYGVSRHQLEQVISVLTLPVVLTKDIDSADAILALRSHVKNHAKLRQMAKARHVPIHMIKSSTIPQITRALRRLLNIDDPEIADDRDLQLLLHSGSDDEMDALEEARLAVEQIVIPKGQPVELLPRSPQVRKMQHELVEHYRLKSHSFGEEPNRRLRIYPA; encoded by the coding sequence ATGACGATTACAGACGATCTCCAAAAGTTGTTAGACATTTTGCCCCAAGACCTGCGACAAGTACTAGATAATCATCCCAAGCGAGACTTTTTAGTAGAAGTGGTCTTGGATCTGGGCCGTCGCCCAGAGGCTCGCTTTCCTAATCAAGCTGAGTATCTGAGCGAGAAGCCTGTCACTCAAGAACAAATAGATGATTGCATTCAGCGAGTTGGAACCTTTGGCGGAGATAATCGGGCAGGAATCGAGCAAACATTGCACCGGATCAGCGCCATTCGCAATCGTACTGGCAAGATTATTGGCTTGACCTGTCGCGTGGGTCGAGCAGTATTCGGCACCATTGGTATGATTCGCGATTTGGTAGAAACTGGTAAATCGATTCTGATGCTGGGGCGACCAGGGGTCGGTAAAACAACTGCCTTACGGGAAATTGCCCGGGTTTTGGCAGATGAACTCAATAAACGAGTAGTAATTATCGACACCTCCAATGAAATCGCTGGGGATGGTGATGTTGCCCACCCTGCTATTGGTCGCGCCAGAAGGATGCAAGTAGCTCATCCAGAGCTTCAGCATCAAGTCATGATTGAAGCAGTAGAAAACCATATGCCAGAAGTCATCGTCATTGATGAAATTGGCACAGAACTGGAAGCCTTGGCAGCTCGTACCATTGCGGAACGAGGTGTACAACTGGTAGGTACTGCTCATGGGAACCAAATAGAAAACCTGATTAAAAACCCCACCCTTTCTGATTTAGTGGGGGGTATCCAAGCGGTGACATTAGGAGATGACGAAGCTAGACGCAGGGGCAGTCAAAAGACTGTTTTGGAACGCAAAGCCCCTCCTACCTTTGAGATTGCTGTGGAAATGTTAGAACGGCAACGCTGGGTAGTACACGAAAGTGTTGCTGATACAGTAGATACTCTTCTGCGGGGTCGCCAGCCTAGTCCACAAACCAGAACAGTTGACGACAATGGCAAGGTAGCAATTACCCGCCAGTTGTCAGTAGTCAATGGTCGTGGCGGACAGCAAGCAACTGCGGAAGACTCCTTTGCTAGCTCACGCACCTCTAATGGCTGGCGTTCGTCAGGACAGATGGTAGCCTTACCACCCATATCTGTAGAACGGGAAAGAGTCACAGGACGCAGTGAGTTCGACCGCTTGCTGGATGAATCGTTTAATTACTCCGAGGCTGTTGACCTTAGCAGCAGACAACCAGGGCCAAACGGCGAAGATTTGCCACTGCACGTTTACCCCTATGGTGTTAGCCGTCATCAACTAGAGCAGGTAATTAGCGTACTCACTTTGCCAGTGGTATTGACAAAAGATATCGATAGTGCTGATGCAATTTTGGCACTGCGATCGCACGTCAAAAATCACGCCAAATTAAGGCAAATGGCAAAAGCGCGTCATGTGCCCATCCACATGATTAAGTCCAGCACTATCCCCCAAATTACCCGTGCTTTACGGCGGTTGCTGAACATTGACGATCCAGAAATTGCTGATGATCGAGATCTGCAACTGTTATTGCACAGTGGTAGTGATGACGAAATGGATGCTTTGGAAGAAGCTAGACTCGCTGTTGAGCAGATAGTCATTCCCAAAGGACAACCAGTGGAGTTACTACCTCGTTCTCCCCAAGTCCGCAAAATGCAACATGAGTTGGTAGAACATTATCGACTCAAGTCTCATAGTTTTGGTGAGGAACCAAATCGCCGCCTAAGGATTTATCCGGCATAA
- the ldpA gene encoding circadian clock protein LdpA codes for MTDLFAPLQSLKEGRWFKLICGASFQHLPAVRSLTLAYTLAGADCIDVAADPAVIAAAQEALQVAKTLSGEAQKRGFKSQGNLPFLMVSLNDGEDPHFRKAEFNPLKCPQDCHRPCESICPAQAIVFNGIKDNYSGVVSQKCYGCGRCIPICPYDIIYTSSYMTTPGAIAPLVMSTGVDAVEIHTQVGRLAEFQRLWQAISPWVAQLKLVAISCPDGEGMIDYLKAIYDLMHPRPHALIWQTDGRPMSGDIGDGTTLAAVKLGQKVLAAKLPGYVQLAGGTNSYTVAKLKAMELLNDFRLPILDFGLEDSNLKSKIRNPKSKIAGVAYGSYARVLLSPILEQLENKEVSKTNVKATIRLEEDDVLLWQAVELAHSLVSQLKSQQER; via the coding sequence GTGACTGATCTGTTTGCCCCTTTACAATCTCTCAAAGAAGGTCGCTGGTTCAAGCTCATCTGTGGAGCCAGTTTCCAGCATCTGCCTGCGGTCAGAAGTTTAACATTAGCCTACACTTTGGCGGGCGCTGACTGTATAGATGTGGCAGCTGATCCAGCGGTGATTGCTGCAGCACAAGAAGCGCTGCAAGTAGCCAAAACCCTATCTGGTGAAGCTCAAAAGCGGGGTTTTAAATCCCAAGGAAACTTACCATTTTTGATGGTCAGCCTAAATGATGGTGAAGACCCACATTTTCGTAAGGCAGAATTTAATCCTCTGAAGTGTCCCCAAGATTGCCATAGACCTTGTGAAAGCATTTGTCCAGCACAAGCAATTGTTTTTAATGGTATAAAAGATAACTACTCAGGTGTCGTATCCCAAAAGTGCTACGGCTGTGGTCGTTGCATCCCTATTTGTCCTTATGATATAATTTATACAAGCTCATATATGACAACGCCGGGGGCGATCGCACCATTAGTAATGTCAACAGGAGTAGATGCCGTAGAAATTCATACACAAGTAGGGCGGTTAGCCGAGTTTCAACGTCTATGGCAAGCAATTTCACCTTGGGTAGCGCAATTAAAGTTAGTAGCGATCAGCTGTCCCGACGGCGAAGGCATGATTGATTACCTAAAAGCAATATATGACCTAATGCACCCGCGACCCCATGCCTTAATTTGGCAAACTGATGGTCGGCCGATGAGTGGAGATATAGGAGATGGTACGACTTTAGCAGCGGTGAAATTAGGACAAAAAGTTTTGGCAGCTAAGTTACCAGGATATGTGCAGTTAGCAGGTGGCACTAATAGCTACACTGTTGCCAAGTTAAAAGCAATGGAACTGCTAAACGATTTTAGATTGCCGATTTTAGATTTTGGATTGGAAGATTCCAATTTAAAATCCAAAATCCGAAATCCAAAATCCAAAATTGCTGGGGTGGCCTATGGTAGCTACGCCCGTGTACTGCTGTCACCAATTTTGGAACAGTTAGAAAATAAGGAGGTGAGTAAAACCAATGTTAAGGCGACTATCCGCCTGGAAGAGGACGATGTACTACTCTGGCAGGCTGTAGAGCTTGCCCATTCTCTCGTTTCCCAGCTCAAGTCACAACAGGAGCGCTAA
- a CDS encoding GTPase family protein: MVRLKLWQWVVLAAPIALIVTFLLVAAGSQIHAWGLSWIWAVFTLIFVGWRWLLVKWTRPEVEQLEAVLAEVNEELAATIDSNQLPAGNDATTQAQAVLTEILQAAQSDRPIWEDWSTFWMRCQNLVVAIAHIYHPEVKYPLLNIYVTQAYGLIRGTVDDLDQWIQRLSPALNQVTVGQAYQAYEVYRKLEPSARKLWQAWNWAQWLLNPAAAFAKKASQRSTSQANQQLLVNLSQMLREAALRNLCRQAIALYSGSTLPTAEFSAPTTTPALPKAKTQTLREILSQAEPADAVAVKPVNILLVGRTGSGKSSLINTLFQSELAAVDVLPSTDQIQNYQWQTDSKETLTLWDTPGYEQANRSDFRDLVLDYATKADLLLLVTPALDPALQMDVDFLKDMQAEVADLPVITIVTQVDRLRPMREWQPPYDWEWGDRPKEISIREATQYRAQLLGDFSKLVLPVVTSDRKTNRAAWGIEALSLGLVEAIAPAKQLRLARFLRNLEARTVAAAKIIDNYTFQMATTQGLTSLLKSPVLQFISTLSTGSPTLAYLLAEKIPVEQLPVVIGKLQMAYDLFSLLNTDNSGKPSFDLLALWPLLLENTNTSDVWAFGHALVEYWTQNLTIDQLRDRFNYYLNVPVVK, translated from the coding sequence ATGGTGCGTTTAAAACTGTGGCAATGGGTAGTCCTAGCAGCGCCAATCGCTTTGATTGTGACTTTCTTACTAGTAGCTGCTGGTTCCCAAATTCATGCATGGGGGCTGAGTTGGATTTGGGCTGTGTTTACGCTGATATTTGTGGGCTGGCGTTGGTTGCTAGTTAAATGGACTCGTCCAGAGGTGGAACAATTAGAAGCGGTATTGGCAGAAGTTAACGAGGAATTAGCCGCAACAATAGATTCTAACCAATTACCAGCCGGAAATGACGCTACCACTCAAGCCCAAGCAGTTTTAACGGAAATTTTACAAGCCGCACAAAGCGATCGCCCGATTTGGGAAGATTGGTCAACTTTCTGGATGCGATGTCAAAATTTGGTAGTGGCGATCGCTCATATCTACCATCCTGAGGTTAAATATCCCCTCTTAAATATTTACGTTACCCAAGCTTACGGGTTAATTCGGGGAACAGTTGATGATTTGGATCAATGGATACAAAGGCTATCACCTGCTTTAAATCAGGTGACAGTTGGGCAAGCTTATCAAGCTTATGAAGTTTACCGCAAATTAGAACCATCCGCCCGTAAACTCTGGCAAGCTTGGAATTGGGCGCAATGGCTATTAAATCCGGCGGCGGCTTTTGCTAAAAAAGCTAGTCAGCGTTCTACCAGCCAAGCAAATCAGCAATTGCTGGTGAATTTAAGCCAAATGCTGCGGGAAGCAGCTTTACGGAATTTGTGCAGACAAGCGATCGCACTTTATAGTGGTAGTACTTTACCAACTGCAGAATTTTCCGCCCCAACTACAACCCCCGCATTACCCAAGGCGAAAACTCAAACTCTCCGGGAAATCCTCTCTCAAGCAGAACCAGCTGACGCGGTTGCGGTAAAACCTGTGAATATTCTGCTGGTAGGGCGCACAGGTTCGGGAAAAAGCAGCTTGATAAACACCTTATTTCAATCAGAACTAGCTGCTGTTGATGTGTTACCTAGTACCGATCAAATTCAGAATTATCAATGGCAGACTGACAGTAAAGAAACCCTGACACTTTGGGATACTCCAGGCTATGAACAAGCCAACCGCAGCGATTTTCGCGACTTAGTTTTGGACTATGCAACCAAGGCAGATTTACTATTATTAGTCACCCCTGCGCTAGATCCAGCTTTGCAAATGGATGTGGATTTTCTCAAGGATATGCAGGCGGAAGTTGCAGATTTGCCTGTAATTACTATAGTTACCCAAGTTGATCGTCTGCGTCCCATGCGCGAATGGCAACCCCCCTATGATTGGGAATGGGGCGATCGCCCGAAGGAAATTTCGATTCGGGAAGCTACACAGTATCGGGCGCAATTGTTGGGGGATTTCTCTAAGTTAGTTTTACCTGTGGTAACTAGCGATCGCAAAACCAATCGCGCAGCTTGGGGAATCGAAGCCTTATCTTTAGGATTAGTAGAAGCGATCGCACCTGCAAAACAACTGCGTCTAGCGCGCTTTTTACGTAATTTAGAAGCCCGTACTGTCGCTGCTGCCAAAATAATCGATAATTACACCTTCCAGATGGCGACAACTCAAGGACTGACATCGCTGCTCAAAAGTCCGGTTCTGCAGTTCATTTCTACCCTATCAACTGGATCGCCCACTCTGGCATACTTGCTAGCAGAAAAAATTCCGGTTGAACAGTTACCTGTTGTCATTGGTAAGCTGCAAATGGCTTATGATTTATTTTCACTCTTGAATACAGATAACTCTGGCAAGCCCAGCTTTGATTTACTAGCCCTTTGGCCCTTGCTGTTGGAAAATACAAATACCAGCGATGTCTGGGCTTTTGGTCATGCTTTAGTAGAGTATTGGACTCAAAATCTCACAATTGATCAACTCCGAGACAGGTTTAATTATTATCTCAATGTCCCGGTCGTGAAATAG
- a CDS encoding DUF433 domain-containing protein produces the protein MKFHLHNSIPQDLRVLYNKIKHEHYEELYESETGETASLQDTLNKVIQALRSSDQTVTHLRYLWMTLILTLAVQPTLEYYQPGNSLPKNIIDLLTVSLRNNIQGKMNIPKNIIDRLINILFRESNLYSDKEVESSQIISEAIDVFYQAILVINYEQSVEGILEILYDCLEGYAIFPGSYGRRDLFDWWLLDVVRASCNLIPPENVYVVESLQNHKKIQFRQNSLIKKISNDLSFSLIEEIQLISKEARGMQGMTDLSKIIASNPGICGGRPRIAGQRITVHNIAIDFNAGMKPEDIVAQRPQLTLAQVYAALTYYYCNQELIDAEIAADFEYFNHLEAKYQTHSSDINVLETAASIDKNKSDRTQ, from the coding sequence ATGAAATTCCATTTACATAATTCTATACCTCAAGATTTACGTGTTTTATATAACAAAATAAAACACGAACATTACGAAGAGCTATATGAGTCAGAAACAGGGGAAACAGCTTCGCTTCAAGATACTTTAAATAAAGTTATACAAGCACTTCGCAGCAGCGATCAAACAGTTACTCACCTTCGCTATCTCTGGATGACGCTTATCTTAACTCTAGCAGTACAGCCGACATTAGAATATTATCAACCAGGAAATTCTTTACCAAAAAATATCATTGATTTATTGACTGTATCGCTACGTAATAATATTCAGGGCAAGATGAATATTCCTAAGAATATTATTGATAGATTAATTAATATTTTATTTAGAGAAAGCAATTTATATTCAGATAAAGAGGTAGAAAGTTCCCAAATAATTAGTGAAGCAATAGACGTTTTTTATCAGGCAATTCTGGTTATTAATTATGAGCAATCAGTAGAAGGAATTTTAGAAATATTATATGATTGCTTAGAAGGTTACGCAATTTTTCCAGGTTCTTATGGTAGGCGTGATTTGTTTGATTGGTGGCTATTAGATGTTGTAAGAGCAAGTTGCAACTTAATACCCCCTGAAAATGTTTATGTAGTAGAAAGTTTACAAAATCACAAAAAGATTCAATTTCGTCAGAATAGTTTAATTAAGAAAATCAGCAATGATCTGAGCTTTTCTCTAATAGAGGAAATTCAATTAATTAGTAAAGAAGCTAGAGGTATGCAAGGTATGACAGACCTCAGCAAGATAATTGCCAGTAACCCAGGAATTTGTGGTGGTCGCCCGCGAATTGCCGGACAAAGGATTACAGTTCATAATATTGCAATAGACTTTAATGCAGGTATGAAGCCGGAAGATATTGTTGCACAAAGACCACAGCTAACGTTAGCACAAGTTTATGCAGCCCTGACTTACTATTATTGTAATCAAGAACTCATCGACGCAGAAATTGCGGCAGACTTTGAATACTTTAACCATTTAGAAGCTAAATATCAGACACACTCCAGTGACATAAATGTACTTGAAACGGCTGCGAGTATAGACAAAAATAAAAGCGATCGCACCCAGTAA
- a CDS encoding LuxR C-terminal-related transcriptional regulator — translation MANSLHAAFAAIANVRNEQELKLALMDKIGEHFGVQHWGINLIDDQSQTEIDVPAIPTVCLQGNPIGRYVVERHAPAHEQLILSPEDWKDICPRHDHEHVMTGPIICDGRLVGTLNLARAKGSPAFDGNDLADLSALCIHISAKLATLRAKPKTIKSSVPNPLTPRELEIAELVAQGLTNSEIAARLWITHNSVKQALKRMFRKLGVSARSEMVAKLHSTIVSNS, via the coding sequence ATGGCTAATTCTCTTCATGCTGCATTTGCTGCGATCGCCAATGTCCGTAATGAGCAAGAGCTAAAACTCGCACTCATGGATAAAATTGGTGAACATTTTGGCGTGCAACATTGGGGTATCAATCTCATAGATGACCAGTCACAGACTGAGATTGATGTTCCTGCTATTCCCACAGTTTGCCTACAAGGTAATCCCATCGGACGCTATGTAGTTGAGCGTCATGCACCTGCTCATGAGCAGTTAATCCTATCTCCAGAAGATTGGAAAGATATTTGCCCCCGCCACGATCACGAACACGTGATGACTGGCCCCATTATCTGCGATGGTCGTCTTGTAGGCACCCTCAACTTAGCTCGTGCTAAAGGTAGCCCAGCTTTTGACGGTAACGATTTAGCCGATTTAAGTGCCTTGTGTATTCACATTTCAGCAAAACTTGCTACCTTGCGGGCGAAACCAAAAACCATCAAATCCTCCGTACCTAATCCACTTACACCGCGCGAGTTAGAAATTGCCGAATTAGTTGCTCAAGGCTTAACCAATTCAGAAATCGCCGCTAGGCTTTGGATTACTCACAATTCTGTCAAGCAAGCTTTAAAAAGAATGTTCCGTAAGCTTGGGGTATCAGCACGCAGCGAGATGGTAGCGAAGCTGCATTCAACAATAGTTTCTAATTCGTAG
- a CDS encoding DUF3386 domain-containing protein: MTVTQISAQELFRAAYENRYTWDKDFPGYTADITFKHDGQVTTAKVIVNANLKAEVSDVENEEAKQAIHHQAWEIAIHRVRRSFEDTHGANSFSYGGTEENGAVEILVGGKAEGDKYKVRNNEVSHVHRLIHGTFVTIDTFSSHQTGEGYLSHTYDSVYHDPASGQQKGGRSEFTDEYEKVGKYFILNRREIKTETAGEITTQEFIFSNIKLLEPVAAE, translated from the coding sequence ATGACTGTTACACAAATTTCTGCTCAGGAACTTTTCCGGGCTGCTTATGAAAATCGTTACACTTGGGACAAGGATTTTCCTGGGTACACTGCTGACATCACCTTTAAACATGATGGGCAAGTTACTACAGCTAAAGTCATTGTCAACGCCAACTTGAAGGCGGAAGTATCAGATGTAGAAAATGAAGAAGCCAAGCAAGCGATTCACCATCAAGCTTGGGAAATAGCAATTCACCGCGTCCGTCGTTCCTTTGAAGATACCCACGGCGCAAATAGCTTTAGCTATGGCGGTACAGAGGAAAATGGCGCGGTTGAGATTTTAGTTGGTGGTAAAGCTGAGGGCGATAAATACAAAGTCCGCAACAATGAGGTGAGCCATGTTCATCGTCTCATTCACGGTACTTTTGTGACAATTGACACCTTTAGCAGTCACCAAACTGGTGAGGGTTACTTGTCTCACACCTACGATTCTGTTTACCATGACCCCGCAAGCGGACAACAAAAGGGAGGCAGAAGTGAATTTACTGATGAATACGAAAAAGTAGGTAAATATTTTATCCTCAATCGTCGGGAGATTAAAACCGAGACAGCAGGGGAAATCACAACTCAAGAATTTATCTTCTCTAACATCAAATTGTTAGAACCTGTTGCGGCTGAATAA
- a CDS encoding DJ-1/PfpI family protein: MSNAAEYNIGLVIYPGMTQLDITGPQQVFSFLPNSKVYCLWKNLEPVTSSDNLTILPNTTFADSPQLDVICVPGGPGQVEMMRDAEVLEFLQNQGKTAKYITSVCTGSLILAAAGLLQGYRATSHWAFRDQLALLGVEVVNERVVIDRNRITGGGVTAGIDFGLVIAAHLCGEDTAKLIQLLLEYNPAPPFNVGSPENAGEALVQQVQKLGEQLITASLEQTKETTKLLGLV, translated from the coding sequence ATGAGTAATGCAGCAGAGTACAACATTGGTCTAGTGATTTATCCTGGCATGACGCAATTAGATATCACTGGGCCGCAACAAGTCTTTAGTTTTTTGCCAAATAGTAAAGTTTATTGCTTATGGAAAAATCTAGAGCCAGTCACTAGTAGCGATAATCTGACGATTTTGCCAAATACTACTTTTGCTGACTCTCCACAATTGGATGTTATCTGTGTACCAGGCGGGCCGGGACAGGTGGAAATGATGAGAGATGCGGAAGTGTTAGAGTTTCTGCAAAATCAAGGGAAAACAGCAAAATATATTACATCAGTTTGTACTGGCTCCTTAATTTTGGCGGCGGCTGGATTGCTGCAAGGCTATCGTGCTACTTCGCATTGGGCGTTTCGCGATCAGTTAGCGCTTTTGGGGGTTGAGGTAGTTAATGAAAGAGTAGTAATTGACCGCAACCGCATTACAGGCGGTGGTGTGACGGCTGGGATTGATTTTGGATTGGTAATTGCTGCTCATCTGTGCGGTGAAGACACAGCTAAACTCATTCAATTATTGCTTGAGTATAATCCCGCACCACCGTTTAATGTTGGCTCACCAGAGAATGCTGGTGAGGCTTTAGTTCAGCAAGTTCAGAAATTAGGTGAACAGCTAATTACAGCATCCCTAGAACAAACAAAAGAAACCACTAAGTTGCTTGGTTTAGTGTAA